Proteins encoded by one window of Blautia faecicola:
- a CDS encoding isoprenyl transferase: MRVPNHIAIILDGNGRWAKKRGMPRSYGHVKGCENLEDICEVAKELGVKYLTVYAFSTENWKRSKEEVDGLMKLFRNYLKKCIKISQKNNMRVKVIGDVSAFDPDIQESIAKLENFSKDFTELHFQIALNYGSRDEITRAVNRMLEDQKAGKLETPVEEETISNYLDTAGIPDPDLMIRTSGELRLSNYLLWQLAYTEFYFTDVPWPDFKRDELVKAIEKYNERDRRYGGVKEE, encoded by the coding sequence ATGAGAGTACCAAATCATATTGCCATCATTCTTGACGGTAACGGTCGCTGGGCGAAAAAAAGAGGGATGCCGAGAAGTTACGGTCATGTAAAGGGATGCGAGAATCTGGAAGACATCTGCGAAGTGGCAAAAGAACTGGGCGTAAAATATCTGACGGTCTATGCATTTTCTACGGAAAACTGGAAACGATCCAAAGAAGAAGTGGACGGGCTGATGAAGCTGTTTCGCAACTATCTGAAAAAATGTATCAAGATTTCCCAGAAAAACAATATGCGGGTAAAAGTGATCGGAGATGTCAGCGCGTTTGATCCGGATATTCAGGAGAGTATCGCAAAGCTGGAGAATTTTTCCAAAGATTTTACGGAACTGCATTTTCAGATTGCATTGAATTATGGAAGCAGAGATGAGATCACAAGAGCAGTGAACCGGATGCTAGAAGATCAGAAAGCAGGAAAACTGGAGACACCGGTGGAGGAAGAGACGATATCGAATTATCTGGATACGGCAGGTATTCCGGATCCGGATCTGATGATCCGTACCAGCGGAGAACTGCGGTTGTCGAATTATCTGTTGTGGCAGCTGGCGTATACAGAATTTTATTTTACCGATGTGCCGTGGCCGGATTTCAAGAGGGACGAACTGGTAAAAGCGATTGAAAAATACAATGAGAGAGACCGCAGATACGGCGGTGTAAAGGAGGAGTAG
- a CDS encoding phosphatidate cytidylyltransferase: MFKTRLISGIVLVILALATIICSGPVLLVTLIGVSCIGMQELYRAAGVHEGKTNGLEIASYLEIVIYYLAVAYLPVSYHLPAVILGVLVMMSIFVFTYPKYQNKQIMTAFFGMVYVGVMLSYIYQTRVLPGGAFLVWLIFLCSWGCDTCAYCVGVLIGKHKMAPVLSPKKSIEGAVGGVVGAALLGAIYAVATGSYNPNPAHTPLIYAIICGVGALVSMVGDLAASAIKRQENIKDYGTLIPGHGGILDRFDSVIFTAPVIYALAITLM; the protein is encoded by the coding sequence ATGTTTAAGACAAGACTGATCAGTGGAATCGTCCTTGTGATCCTGGCACTTGCCACGATTATCTGTTCCGGACCGGTACTTCTGGTGACTCTGATCGGAGTTTCCTGTATCGGTATGCAGGAGTTGTATCGGGCAGCGGGCGTCCATGAAGGAAAGACAAACGGACTGGAGATTGCCAGCTACCTGGAGATTGTGATCTATTATCTGGCAGTTGCCTATCTGCCGGTAAGTTATCATCTGCCAGCAGTGATTCTTGGTGTACTGGTGATGATGAGTATTTTTGTATTTACCTATCCAAAATATCAGAATAAACAGATTATGACTGCATTTTTCGGTATGGTGTATGTGGGCGTGATGCTTTCTTATATTTATCAGACCCGTGTACTGCCGGGTGGCGCTTTTCTGGTATGGCTGATCTTTTTATGCTCCTGGGGATGCGATACATGCGCGTACTGTGTGGGTGTCCTGATCGGAAAACACAAGATGGCACCGGTGTTAAGCCCGAAAAAATCCATTGAGGGAGCTGTCGGCGGCGTTGTCGGTGCGGCACTTCTGGGAGCTATCTATGCGGTAGCGACAGGATCGTATAATCCGAATCCGGCACATACACCGTTGATCTATGCGATCATCTGCGGCGTTGGTGCACTGGTATCCATGGTGGGTGATCTGGCTGCATCCGCGATCAAGAGACAGGAAAATATCAAGGATTACGGAACACTGATTCCGGGTCACGGCGGTATCCTGGATCGGTTTGACAGCGTGATCTTTACCGCACCTGTCATCTATGCGCTGGCGATCACCCTGATGTAA